CCAGTAATTGGTGCAGGGGGTGGTTTAATTCTTATTTCATTAGTTCTAGGTTTAGGAATTGGAATCCCATTAGCCAAGAAAAAAGAACGCATGATGCTTCAAGAACGTGAAGAACATGAAAGAATGGTTCAATCACTAGGTTCAATGGAAGAACAACAACAAACCGAACAAGTGGAAGAAGAAACACAAGCTGTTGAAGAAACGCAAGCAGTTGAACCAACACCAACTGTGAATGTTAATCCACAACCAGCAATCCAACCACAACCCATGCCACCTGTTAATCCCCAAATGGGTATGCAACCTGGATTTAATCCACAGATGAATAATCCTCAGATGAACCCACAAATGGGTCCACGCCCAGGATTTAATCCTCAGATGAATAATCCACAAATGAATCCACAAATGGGTCCAAGACCTGGTTTTAACCCACAAATGGGTAATCCACAAATGAACCCACAAATGGGACCACGCCCAGGATTTAATCCTCAGATGAATAATCCACAAATGAACCCACAAATGGGACCAAGACCTGGTTTCAACCCACAAATGGGTAATCCACAAATGAACCCACAAATGGGTCCACGCCCAGGGTTTAATCCTCAAATGGGTAATCCACAAATGAACCCACAAATGGGACCAAGACCTGGTTTTAATCCCCAAATGGGTAATCCACAAATGAATCCCCAAATGGGTCCACGCCCAGGGTTCAATCCCCAACAACAGGTTCCTCGCAAAGTTTAAAGCGTTATTATAAATTCACTCTATAATAAGGCTTTAAACTAGGCACAACCAAAAAAGAGATTCTTAATAATAATTTTTTTTATTAAAATATTATATGAATCTATAAAATTAAACTTAACTAGAATTTAAGACAGAGATCCAAATCGTGAAAAAACGCATTTTAAAATTATCAGCAGCAATTATGCCGCTGTCATTAGTTAGTTTAGGATTCTTAGGTTTATCAAACAATTCAGCAAAACCTAATGATACCAAACTTATTA
The Mycoplasma sp. E35C DNA segment above includes these coding regions:
- a CDS encoding P30/P32 family tip organella adhesin, whose product is MLKNKRLKSKLLSIMATLPAGIVLASGFVIDNKTNQTSNELVLHAEGDNGQNNQVVTKPPITEEPWFWPVIGAGGGLILISLVLGLGIGIPLAKKKERMMLQEREEHERMVQSLGSMEEQQQTEQVEEETQAVEETQAVEPTPTVNVNPQPAIQPQPMPPVNPQMGMQPGFNPQMNNPQMNPQMGPRPGFNPQMNNPQMNPQMGPRPGFNPQMGNPQMNPQMGPRPGFNPQMNNPQMNPQMGPRPGFNPQMGNPQMNPQMGPRPGFNPQMGNPQMNPQMGPRPGFNPQMGNPQMNPQMGPRPGFNPQQQVPRKV